A window from Thermocrinis sp. encodes these proteins:
- a CDS encoding DUF3108 domain-containing protein translates to MLFLLLFLPFSILANELTLCYKAYYLFFPVARTCITYQQEEENLRVSSWARTINVGGLVKRVYNYGYAVIHIKSLTPDEFFYHQEEGNFKRRQHYIFENSKIYVKEIHYVELTEKQERVEERVYDYKGYVDPYTASLILYKSAIKEKSGAVKMFYDDRIYNIPYTVVGEEQILEEYRALVLNVQPNVETKGILKPKGRWKLWIDKEKLFPVKMELLFVLGSVKVVLEEIKGDKELLKRILL, encoded by the coding sequence ATGCTTTTCCTTTTGTTGTTTTTACCTTTTAGCATACTTGCCAATGAGCTAACCCTTTGCTATAAAGCTTACTATCTTTTTTTCCCCGTGGCTCGCACTTGCATAACCTACCAACAAGAGGAAGAAAACCTAAGAGTTTCAAGTTGGGCAAGAACGATCAACGTAGGTGGATTAGTAAAAAGAGTCTACAATTACGGCTATGCGGTAATTCACATAAAAAGCTTAACTCCAGATGAGTTTTTCTACCACCAAGAGGAAGGAAACTTTAAAAGAAGACAGCACTATATTTTTGAAAACTCCAAAATTTACGTGAAGGAAATCCACTATGTGGAGCTAACGGAAAAACAAGAAAGAGTAGAAGAGAGAGTCTACGACTATAAAGGTTATGTAGATCCTTACACCGCAAGCTTGATACTGTACAAGAGTGCAATAAAGGAAAAAAGCGGAGCTGTGAAGATGTTTTACGACGACAGAATTTACAACATACCATACACCGTAGTGGGAGAGGAACAAATTTTAGAAGAATACAGAGCTTTGGTTTTAAACGTGCAACCAAATGTAGAGACTAAAGGGATCCTAAAACCAAAAGGCAGGTGGAAGTTGTGGATAGATAAAGAAAAGCTATTTCCTGTAAAGATGGAGCTACTGTTTGTATTAGGAAGCGTAAAGGTAGTCCTGGAGGAGATAAAGGGAGATAAAGAGCTTTTAAAAAGGATACTGTTATGA
- a CDS encoding NAD(P)-dependent oxidoreductase encodes MRVGFIGLGVLGKTIAKRLISQGVELIVWNRTKEKALDLGVEIAESPAMLTKMVNTIMVILFDSQASEEVIFGEGGLVEGDLKGKTVIDMTTNHYAYVQNAYKELKELGCSYLDAPVLGSVIPAQKGELTILVAGEEERFREHKPLFEKYCKNIYYVGQAGNATKLKLINNIVLGGFMEILAEAIAIGERAGFSKELIIDVLSNGAGKSYILDVKKQKILEEDFSTHFSVELIHKDLHYAQDLVKDVEGFTFALQNIKEAYGLAKAMGLSSLDFSAVYKAFKVPKT; translated from the coding sequence ATGAGAGTAGGATTTATAGGTTTGGGTGTGCTTGGCAAAACCATAGCCAAAAGATTGATATCTCAAGGTGTGGAGCTAATAGTTTGGAACAGGACTAAGGAAAAAGCACTTGATTTGGGAGTGGAAATTGCGGAAAGCCCTGCAATGCTAACCAAGATGGTAAATACTATAATGGTCATTCTCTTTGACTCTCAAGCAAGCGAAGAGGTAATATTTGGAGAAGGCGGATTGGTGGAAGGGGACCTAAAGGGGAAAACTGTAATAGACATGACCACTAACCACTACGCATACGTGCAGAATGCATACAAAGAGCTAAAAGAGCTTGGCTGCAGCTACTTGGATGCGCCAGTGCTTGGCAGTGTAATACCAGCCCAAAAAGGGGAGCTTACTATACTTGTAGCTGGAGAAGAGGAAAGGTTTAGAGAGCACAAGCCACTTTTTGAGAAGTATTGTAAAAACATCTACTATGTGGGGCAAGCGGGTAACGCAACAAAGCTTAAACTCATAAACAACATAGTTTTGGGTGGGTTTATGGAAATTTTGGCGGAGGCTATAGCCATAGGAGAGCGGGCAGGCTTTAGCAAGGAGCTTATAATAGATGTGCTAAGCAATGGTGCAGGAAAGTCTTACATTCTGGATGTAAAAAAACAAAAAATTTTGGAAGAGGATTTTTCCACTCATTTTTCTGTGGAGCTCATACACAAAGACCTTCACTACGCCCAAGACCTTGTAAAAGATGTGGAAGGCTTTACCTTTGCCTTACAGAATATAAAAGAAGCTTACGGACTTGCAAAGGCTATGGGTCTATCAAGCCTTGACTTTTCGGCAGTTTATAAAGCTTTCAAAGTCCCAAAAACCTGA
- the lpxK gene encoding tetraacyldisaccharide 4'-kinase, with product MNFFNPYYYAVKLRNWLYDRGILKSYSLNAPVVCVGNLSVGGSGKTSLVRFISEALSNKFHVAVLLRGYKRETKGLLVASYRGEVKASWEEVGDEAYMLSRILKNSSVLVCEDRYTGGNFAIKELGADLIILDDGFQHRRLRRNLDLVLLKDTDLRDRLLPFGRLREPLDALKRADAVVLSYQDIKEWNLRIEKPVFKLYRINWRVVSFDGRLVDYKDKTFVAFSGLGNNGQFFQTLVKLGIRVERFLSFPDHYHYRGFRLERGKLYLTTLKDFFKLEPSENLFYLDFDLRVDGLLEFIIKNIRAGSSAGRATDS from the coding sequence ATGAACTTTTTTAATCCTTACTACTACGCTGTAAAGCTCAGAAATTGGCTATACGATAGGGGGATCTTAAAGTCTTACTCCTTAAACGCGCCCGTGGTATGCGTGGGGAATCTCTCTGTGGGTGGTAGTGGAAAGACAAGCTTGGTAAGGTTTATTTCGGAGGCTCTTTCAAATAAATTTCACGTTGCGGTGCTTTTGAGGGGATACAAAAGGGAAACTAAGGGTCTTTTGGTGGCATCCTACAGAGGGGAAGTTAAAGCAAGTTGGGAAGAAGTGGGGGATGAAGCTTACATGCTCTCAAGGATTTTGAAAAACTCCAGCGTGTTGGTGTGCGAAGACAGATACACAGGGGGAAACTTTGCTATCAAGGAGCTTGGGGCGGATTTGATAATCCTTGACGATGGATTTCAGCACAGAAGGCTAAGAAGGAATTTAGACTTAGTCCTTCTAAAGGACACAGACTTAAGGGACAGGCTTTTGCCCTTTGGGCGTTTGAGAGAGCCTTTGGATGCGCTCAAAAGGGCGGATGCGGTAGTGCTTTCCTACCAGGATATAAAGGAATGGAATCTCCGAATAGAAAAGCCGGTTTTCAAGCTTTACAGGATCAACTGGAGGGTAGTTTCTTTCGATGGTAGGTTGGTAGATTACAAGGATAAGACCTTTGTAGCCTTCTCTGGTTTGGGAAACAACGGGCAGTTTTTTCAGACCTTGGTAAAGCTCGGAATAAGAGTTGAAAGATTCTTGAGCTTTCCAGACCATTACCACTACAGGGGTTTTAGGCTTGAGAGGGGAAAACTCTACTTGACAACTTTAAAGGACTTTTTTAAGCTTGAACCTTCGGAAAATTTATTCTACCTTGACTTTGACCTTAGAGTGGACGGTCTTTTGGAGTTTATAATTAAAAATATAAGGGCTGGTAGCTCAGCTGGCAGAGCAACGGACTCTTAA
- the argS gene encoding arginine--tRNA ligase, protein MKDLINQRLQELLSKKYGIQGLDHTLEAPKEKSLGDLATNACFLLAKHLKRPPNAIAEEVAQELRCNEFESYPLRGFINFRFSESYVKDKFRELLKTGQSYFFENVGRGKKVQIEFVSANPTGPLHLGHGRGAVVGDVLCRLLKAFGFHVQREYYINDAGNQAQLFGLSILYRLYELFGIEDEELKKMFEEEGYKGYYIKELAKDAKAFYGEQILKKDKQEAIELLSEYGIKRMLEDIKETLNLMGVVFDSWISEREILKSGLLQEVIRKLEDKGYLYQQDGAFWFKSSTFGDDKDRVLIRSDGTPTYFAGDIAYHYYKYKRGFEQVINLWGADHWGYLPRLKGALKALDIPESWLKVEFVQMVRLFSQGKEIRMSKRTGEFVTLKELLDDVGVDAVRFIFLTKRSDTPLDFDVDLVKSNTAENPVFYVQYAHARIRGVFREVGNRFGIDPDNEKLEEWISLLTDSQGMELMKKALFFRDTLKDAALNLTPHIIVYDLLEISKLFHNYYNHHRVIVEDRSVMMGRLALLKGVEITLKAILNLIGVNAPERM, encoded by the coding sequence ATGAAAGACTTGATAAACCAAAGATTGCAAGAATTACTTTCAAAAAAATACGGTATTCAAGGTTTAGACCATACACTGGAAGCTCCAAAGGAAAAAAGTTTGGGAGACCTTGCCACTAACGCATGCTTTCTCTTGGCAAAGCATCTAAAAAGACCTCCCAATGCCATCGCAGAGGAGGTAGCGCAAGAGCTTAGATGCAACGAGTTTGAATCCTACCCTTTGAGAGGCTTTATAAACTTTAGATTCTCCGAGAGTTATGTAAAAGATAAATTTAGAGAACTTTTAAAAACAGGGCAGTCTTACTTCTTTGAAAACGTAGGTAGAGGGAAAAAGGTGCAGATTGAGTTTGTTAGTGCCAATCCCACTGGACCTTTGCATCTTGGACACGGCAGGGGTGCGGTGGTAGGGGATGTGCTTTGCAGACTGCTAAAAGCCTTTGGCTTTCACGTGCAAAGGGAGTATTACATAAATGATGCCGGCAACCAAGCTCAACTTTTTGGCCTTTCCATACTTTACAGGCTCTACGAGCTGTTTGGTATAGAAGACGAGGAATTAAAGAAGATGTTTGAAGAAGAAGGATACAAAGGATATTACATAAAGGAGCTTGCAAAGGATGCCAAAGCTTTCTATGGAGAGCAGATACTAAAAAAAGATAAGCAGGAAGCTATAGAGCTTCTGAGTGAATATGGGATAAAACGGATGTTAGAAGACATAAAAGAGACTCTAAACCTTATGGGTGTGGTCTTTGACTCTTGGATAAGCGAAAGGGAAATACTCAAAAGCGGTCTTTTGCAGGAAGTTATTCGGAAGTTAGAAGATAAGGGCTACCTTTATCAACAGGATGGTGCTTTTTGGTTTAAAAGCTCAACCTTTGGAGATGACAAGGATAGGGTGTTGATAAGGTCCGATGGCACTCCTACATACTTTGCTGGAGATATAGCCTATCACTATTACAAGTACAAAAGAGGTTTTGAGCAGGTTATAAACCTTTGGGGAGCAGACCACTGGGGTTATCTACCAAGGCTGAAAGGAGCTTTGAAGGCTTTGGACATACCAGAGAGCTGGCTTAAGGTGGAGTTCGTCCAAATGGTTAGACTGTTCTCACAGGGAAAAGAGATCCGTATGTCTAAGAGGACTGGAGAGTTTGTGACCCTTAAGGAACTTTTGGATGATGTGGGCGTGGATGCTGTTAGGTTTATCTTTCTTACAAAGCGCTCAGACACTCCCCTTGATTTTGATGTTGATTTGGTAAAGAGCAATACTGCGGAGAACCCTGTCTTTTATGTGCAGTATGCCCACGCTCGGATAAGGGGTGTGTTTAGAGAGGTTGGCAACAGGTTTGGAATAGACCCAGATAACGAAAAGTTGGAAGAGTGGATAAGTTTGTTGACTGATTCTCAAGGTATGGAGCTTATGAAAAAAGCTTTGTTTTTTAGGGATACTTTAAAGGATGCAGCCCTTAACCTTACACCCCACATAATCGTATATGACCTGTTAGAAATATCCAAACTTTTCCACAACTACTACAACCATCACAGGGTAATAGTGGAAGATAGGTCGGTTATGATGGGAAGGCTTGCGCTGCTGAAAGGAGTTGAAATTACTTTGAAGGCTATTTTAAATTTAATAGGAGTTAATGCACCCGAGCGAATGTAA
- the uppP gene encoding undecaprenyl-diphosphatase UppP codes for MSPKDAIILGFVEGLTEFLPVSSTGHLILTAHIIGLSHNDFTKSFEISIQLGAIMAVFFLYLTRFLTDLETWKRIIVAFLPTGIFGFLLYKFVKGYLIGNDLVVVINLFLGGVFLLFADRWCEKFCRIERVQKLPLGKAFMIGLFQSLAMVPGVSRSGATIIGGMLMGLNRKQAAEFSFLLAVPTMLTATGYDLYKSYSQFSLQEFHLLGIGFAVSFLTAILSVKLLLKFVSAYNFVPFGIYRILVSLLYSYFFLF; via the coding sequence ATGAGCCCGAAGGATGCGATTATTTTAGGCTTTGTTGAAGGATTGACAGAATTTTTGCCCGTGTCTTCCACTGGTCATCTTATACTTACAGCTCACATAATTGGACTATCACACAACGACTTTACCAAAAGTTTTGAGATTTCTATCCAGCTTGGCGCCATAATGGCGGTCTTTTTCCTTTATTTGACAAGATTTTTAACGGACCTTGAAACATGGAAGAGAATAATAGTAGCCTTTCTTCCTACTGGAATCTTTGGATTTTTGCTTTACAAGTTCGTCAAAGGATACCTAATCGGCAACGACCTGGTGGTGGTAATAAATCTCTTCTTAGGTGGTGTGTTTTTGCTTTTTGCAGACAGGTGGTGTGAAAAGTTTTGTCGTATAGAACGAGTTCAAAAGTTACCCCTTGGCAAAGCTTTTATGATTGGTCTTTTTCAGTCTTTGGCTATGGTGCCCGGTGTTTCCCGAAGCGGAGCAACAATAATAGGCGGAATGCTTATGGGACTAAACAGAAAGCAAGCGGCGGAGTTTTCCTTTTTGCTGGCAGTGCCCACCATGCTAACGGCAACAGGCTACGACCTTTACAAATCTTATTCTCAGTTTAGCCTTCAGGAATTTCACCTTTTGGGAATAGGCTTTGCGGTTTCTTTTCTAACCGCCATTTTATCGGTAAAACTTCTTCTGAAATTTGTCTCCGCTTACAACTTTGTGCCCTTTGGTATTTACAGAATCTTAGTCAGTCTCTTGTACTCGTACTTCTTCTTGTTTTAG
- a CDS encoding tetratricopeptide repeat protein gives MKLLSAILILFIFSCASIQQEKDVKGWQYYYDLGVSSLLVKNYSEAITNFFLAAQMAPNEPKVWNSLGMAYMEVMEYDKAEKAFKRALEVDKKFTEAKLNLGILHFRKKDYERALKEIKETLDYEAFPNKHVAFYYLARIYKVLENQALYFENLKKATIYNPMFLDAQFELANAYQEIGDYRSALDVYRNLVSNGVNNPQIELNMAWLMFYLGDYENAKLYVRRIIENKQAEANLKTQAYNLLSQILIKEQERLISKAKAQEELTEKPDLSQNPQDLQKKDIPKEEPVAAKSPQGSQTPDKSTQPKEKVIRIQLGAFSSEDRAKAWKEKLEREKGVRDLVIVEQLGIYKVLYGNFKNRAEAKYHLEKLRTYNIYGFIVQE, from the coding sequence ATGAAACTTTTATCAGCTATTCTCATACTATTTATTTTTTCATGCGCAAGTATCCAGCAGGAAAAAGATGTTAAAGGTTGGCAGTATTACTATGACCTGGGCGTGTCTTCTTTGCTGGTAAAGAACTATTCGGAGGCTATAACTAACTTCTTTTTGGCTGCCCAGATGGCTCCTAATGAGCCTAAGGTGTGGAACTCCTTAGGAATGGCTTATATGGAGGTTATGGAATACGATAAGGCTGAAAAGGCTTTTAAAAGGGCATTGGAGGTTGATAAAAAATTTACGGAGGCAAAACTAAACTTAGGAATACTCCACTTTAGGAAGAAAGATTACGAGAGGGCATTAAAGGAAATTAAGGAAACTCTTGACTATGAGGCTTTTCCTAACAAGCACGTAGCCTTTTACTATTTGGCAAGAATATACAAGGTTTTAGAAAACCAAGCTCTTTACTTTGAGAACTTAAAAAAAGCAACTATTTACAACCCTATGTTTTTAGATGCTCAATTTGAACTTGCTAATGCCTATCAAGAAATAGGAGACTACAGATCCGCTCTGGATGTTTATAGAAATCTTGTTAGCAACGGTGTAAATAATCCGCAAATAGAGCTCAACATGGCTTGGCTGATGTTCTACCTGGGAGACTATGAAAATGCTAAGCTTTACGTAAGAAGAATAATAGAGAACAAACAAGCAGAGGCAAATTTAAAAACACAGGCTTATAATTTGCTTAGCCAAATTTTGATCAAAGAGCAAGAAAGGTTGATCAGCAAGGCTAAAGCTCAGGAAGAACTTACAGAAAAGCCAGACTTGAGTCAAAACCCTCAAGATCTTCAGAAAAAGGATATACCTAAGGAAGAGCCAGTGGCTGCCAAAAGTCCTCAGGGCAGTCAAACACCAGATAAGAGCACCCAGCCCAAAGAAAAGGTTATAAGAATACAATTGGGAGCTTTTTCTTCTGAGGATAGGGCTAAAGCGTGGAAAGAAAAATTGGAAAGAGAGAAAGGTGTTAGGGATTTAGTAATTGTGGAACAGCTTGGGATATACAAAGTGCTTTACGGAAATTTCAAAAACAGAGCTGAGGCGAAGTATCACCTAGAGAAACTTAGGACTTACAACATATACGGTTTTATAGTTCAGGAATAA
- the thyX gene encoding FAD-dependent thymidylate synthase — MNVFLLGSDQRIVRAARVSFAKDEEVQIERDIKLIRYLLENRHSSPFEHVVIAFESSEAFWLELLRKVKNPTFQAYYDGRHVWLNLRNLINAMDHIPEKVVDVLRKRLPATYAMIKGEEVKGYSTDRAYAEEKIETSSGFVALIDKLELDSPMDYYTFLVECPIFVARQWFRHRFGSYNEVSRRYVSYEPTFYIPAYLRKQAKHNKQASLDHPVEEPWNSQFLEKIKFYVQELNKCYLEMLEKDVAREIARGILPQLMKTRFYWTVPRISLDNFISLRTHESAQKEIREFAIAIKDMVGYKQWDKTMRL; from the coding sequence ATGAATGTTTTTCTGCTCGGTTCTGATCAGAGAATAGTGCGTGCTGCAAGGGTTTCCTTTGCAAAAGACGAGGAAGTGCAAATAGAAAGGGACATAAAGCTCATAAGATATCTATTAGAAAACAGACACTCTTCACCTTTTGAGCATGTGGTAATTGCCTTTGAGTCTTCGGAAGCATTTTGGCTTGAACTTTTAAGAAAGGTCAAAAATCCCACCTTTCAAGCATACTACGATGGGAGACATGTATGGTTAAACCTTAGAAACCTTATAAATGCAATGGATCACATTCCTGAAAAAGTTGTGGATGTGCTTAGAAAGAGACTCCCTGCAACTTACGCCATGATCAAAGGTGAAGAAGTGAAGGGCTATTCTACAGACAGGGCTTATGCCGAGGAAAAGATTGAAACCTCTTCGGGCTTTGTGGCTTTAATAGACAAGTTAGAGCTGGACAGCCCTATGGACTACTATACATTTTTGGTGGAGTGTCCCATATTTGTTGCAAGGCAGTGGTTCAGGCATAGGTTTGGCTCTTACAACGAAGTAAGCAGAAGGTACGTTAGCTACGAGCCAACCTTCTATATACCAGCCTACCTAAGAAAGCAGGCAAAGCATAACAAGCAAGCAAGCTTAGACCACCCAGTGGAAGAACCCTGGAACTCTCAATTTTTGGAAAAGATAAAATTCTACGTTCAGGAGCTAAATAAGTGCTATCTTGAAATGTTAGAAAAAGACGTGGCAAGAGAAATTGCGAGAGGCATACTACCTCAGCTTATGAAAACCCGCTTCTACTGGACTGTGCCAAGGATATCTTTGGATAACTTCATAAGTCTTCGTACCCATGAATCAGCCCAGAAGGAAATAAGGGAGTTTGCCATAGCTATAAAGGACATGGTAGGATATAAACAATGGGACAAGACTATGCGACTTTAA
- the hisB gene encoding imidazoleglycerol-phosphate dehydratase HisB — translation MRKSKILRETKETTVELEIDLDGSGLFKVDTPIGFLTHMVESFAKHGRFDLNLKAKGDIHVSYHHTVEDVGITLGMAVFEALGDKKGIQRYGYSIIPMDEALVLCSIDISGRPLFFYDDLGLRGKITDFDFELIWEFFKGFALESKSTLHIKVLSGRILHHIAEACFKAFALSLKQAVSLVGGEIPSTKGCL, via the coding sequence ATGAGGAAATCCAAAATTTTAAGAGAAACCAAAGAAACAACGGTAGAGCTTGAAATTGACTTGGATGGTAGCGGGCTTTTCAAAGTGGATACACCTATAGGTTTTTTAACTCACATGGTAGAATCCTTTGCCAAACACGGAAGATTTGACTTAAACCTAAAAGCCAAAGGAGACATTCACGTATCTTACCACCACACGGTGGAAGACGTGGGGATTACCTTAGGAATGGCAGTGTTTGAAGCCTTGGGAGACAAAAAGGGTATTCAAAGATACGGATACAGCATAATTCCTATGGACGAAGCTCTGGTGCTTTGTAGTATAGACATCTCCGGCAGACCCCTTTTCTTTTACGATGACCTGGGTTTACGAGGGAAGATCACAGACTTTGACTTTGAGTTAATATGGGAGTTTTTTAAAGGCTTCGCCTTAGAATCCAAAAGCACTTTGCATATAAAGGTCCTTTCTGGAAGAATACTTCATCACATAGCGGAAGCTTGCTTTAAGGCCTTTGCTCTGTCTTTAAAACAGGCGGTATCCTTGGTTGGAGGAGAAATCCCCTCCACAAAAGGATGTTTATAG
- the purD gene encoding phosphoribosylamine--glycine ligase, translating to MKVLVVGNGCREHAIAWKIGQSPLVKEVFAAKGNAGISAKKVDIHPNDVKALADFAQKEGIDFTIVGPEAPLVEGIVDEFEKRGLRIFGPSQKASLLEASKVFAKDFMLKHGIPTANFEVFDDPDKAKRFIRDFGAPVVVKADGLASGKGAIVCKTEQSAIEAVDFLMVRKALGKAGERVVIEEFLEGEEGSYIVMVNGEEYIPLPTSQDHKRLLDSDKGPNTGGMGAYSPNPFIDEKTEQLIRKEIIGKTLKALAKEGIYYRGFLYAGLMLTSDGPKVLEFNVRLGDPEAQPLLMRIKGDFFEKLLNFYEGKRIELELDDRWALCVVLASKGYPDNPEVGKEIKGLEEAQKEGAILFHCGTKIENGKLLTAGGRVLNVCAWGKDIRDAKNKAYRAVEKLNFEGMHYRKDIGDRAIRFLGL from the coding sequence GTGAAGGTTTTGGTAGTAGGAAACGGTTGTAGGGAGCACGCCATAGCTTGGAAAATAGGTCAGAGTCCTCTGGTTAAAGAGGTTTTTGCGGCTAAAGGAAACGCCGGGATTAGTGCAAAGAAGGTAGATATTCATCCGAACGACGTTAAAGCTCTGGCAGATTTTGCTCAGAAAGAGGGTATAGACTTTACCATCGTAGGTCCCGAGGCTCCTCTGGTGGAAGGTATAGTGGATGAGTTTGAGAAAAGGGGCCTTAGAATATTCGGTCCATCGCAGAAAGCGTCCCTCTTAGAAGCCAGTAAGGTATTCGCAAAAGATTTCATGCTAAAGCACGGCATACCCACTGCAAACTTTGAAGTTTTTGACGATCCAGACAAAGCCAAAAGATTTATCAGAGATTTTGGCGCACCTGTGGTTGTTAAAGCGGACGGTCTGGCAAGTGGTAAAGGAGCCATAGTTTGCAAAACGGAGCAAAGCGCAATAGAAGCGGTGGATTTTCTGATGGTAAGAAAAGCTTTGGGAAAAGCTGGGGAAAGGGTTGTGATAGAGGAGTTTTTGGAAGGGGAAGAGGGATCTTACATAGTTATGGTCAATGGGGAAGAGTATATCCCTTTGCCTACTTCTCAGGACCACAAGAGACTCTTGGACTCAGATAAAGGGCCAAACACAGGTGGTATGGGCGCATACTCTCCTAATCCTTTCATTGACGAAAAGACCGAGCAACTAATAAGGAAAGAAATCATAGGAAAAACCCTAAAAGCTCTTGCAAAGGAAGGTATATACTACAGGGGATTTCTATACGCTGGGCTGATGCTAACTTCCGATGGTCCGAAGGTTTTAGAGTTTAACGTAAGGCTTGGAGACCCAGAAGCACAACCTTTGCTTATGAGGATAAAGGGAGATTTCTTTGAAAAGCTTTTGAACTTCTACGAAGGGAAAAGGATAGAGCTGGAGCTGGATGATAGATGGGCTCTGTGTGTAGTTTTGGCAAGTAAAGGTTATCCTGATAACCCAGAGGTTGGCAAGGAAATTAAAGGTTTAGAAGAAGCACAAAAAGAAGGAGCCATTTTATTTCACTGTGGAACCAAGATAGAAAACGGTAAGCTTTTAACCGCAGGGGGTAGAGTTTTAAATGTATGCGCGTGGGGCAAAGACATTAGAGACGCTAAAAACAAAGCCTACAGAGCTGTTGAAAAGCTAAACTTTGAAGGTATGCATTACAGGAAAGATATAGGAGACAGAGCTATCAGGTTTTTGGGACTTTGA
- a CDS encoding flippase-like domain-containing protein: MLRSFLYGVFLTLIILAFSFIYVIKKTLSKDLFEVFLSLDKRFVFFSLFSMFLYHTFDNLRLFILSRAMNLRYPFLYGYVVSFINTFGATITPAHVGGEMMSLYTLSRKGARFHKVMSIVTMKTLTGTVFFVLFFPFVAYYIYDNPTVSVKLLIILAVFGLSSLLFYIVGRTFFNKAEKKSGLMLRIRYAFNRFLVATKLFLRKKKVYLILSTIMSVLLYISFVLSGVYLIKAFEQSISFYEAFYAQVVLLYAIFFSPTPGGSGVGELGGVEVFSSFLSLSAVGGFVILWRFITQYISAIVGGVLFFFLFIKDSKGYLLK; this comes from the coding sequence ATGCTTAGATCCTTTTTGTATGGAGTTTTCCTAACGCTGATTATTCTTGCGTTTTCCTTTATTTATGTTATAAAAAAAACGTTGAGCAAAGATCTATTTGAAGTCTTCCTATCCTTGGATAAACGTTTTGTTTTTTTCTCCCTCTTCAGCATGTTTCTATATCATACCTTTGATAACCTTAGACTGTTTATCCTCTCAAGGGCTATGAATCTGCGTTATCCCTTCCTGTATGGATATGTTGTGTCCTTTATAAACACCTTTGGAGCTACCATTACTCCTGCCCATGTAGGTGGGGAGATGATGTCTTTATACACTCTTTCCAGGAAAGGTGCAAGGTTTCATAAAGTAATGAGCATAGTAACTATGAAAACGCTAACGGGAACGGTCTTCTTTGTTCTATTCTTTCCTTTTGTAGCATACTACATTTACGATAATCCTACTGTAAGTGTAAAGCTTCTGATAATTTTGGCAGTTTTTGGTCTTTCCAGCCTTTTATTTTACATAGTTGGGAGGACATTCTTTAACAAAGCTGAAAAGAAATCGGGTCTGATGTTAAGGATAAGGTATGCCTTTAACAGGTTTTTGGTAGCGACTAAACTGTTTCTTAGGAAAAAGAAAGTTTATTTAATCCTTTCTACAATAATGAGTGTGCTTCTTTACATCTCCTTTGTGCTTTCTGGGGTTTATCTGATAAAAGCTTTTGAACAATCCATAAGCTTTTATGAGGCTTTTTACGCTCAGGTAGTGTTGTTGTATGCCATATTTTTCAGTCCTACGCCGGGTGGTAGTGGGGTGGGTGAGCTGGGTGGTGTGGAGGTTTTCTCCAGCTTTCTTTCACTTTCAGCTGTGGGTGGGTTCGTCATACTTTGGCGTTTTATAACTCAGTATATAAGCGCTATAGTGGGGGGTGTGCTGTTTTTCTTTTTATTTATTAAAGACTCAAAAGGCTATCTTCTAAAATGA
- a CDS encoding SPOR domain-containing protein — protein MKKERLVILLGTLLALIFFSIGLNQWLKQKTPAELPPVVVEPKPKPAEEAQPKVEEAKPPVQEEQKVETKKEDLIAKKIEEEKKKESKKQMEDEKKQKQSPVEQTNNLKAQKVQVEKEKKEHVIQIGAFIYKENAEKALSKAENMGYSGEIVSEDKFYKVRVKVRTDNIRAGLNKLKSAFGNAIIIR, from the coding sequence ATGAAAAAAGAGAGATTAGTAATTTTGTTAGGAACTCTCCTGGCTTTGATATTCTTTTCCATAGGTTTGAACCAATGGCTTAAACAAAAAACTCCCGCTGAACTCCCACCAGTTGTAGTAGAGCCAAAACCAAAACCTGCGGAAGAAGCTCAACCCAAGGTTGAAGAAGCAAAACCTCCCGTGCAGGAGGAGCAAAAGGTTGAGACTAAGAAAGAGGATTTAATAGCAAAAAAGATAGAAGAGGAGAAAAAGAAAGAGAGCAAAAAGCAAATGGAGGATGAAAAAAAACAAAAACAATCCCCTGTTGAGCAAACAAATAACTTAAAAGCCCAAAAGGTTCAGGTGGAAAAAGAAAAAAAGGAGCATGTGATACAAATAGGAGCTTTTATTTATAAAGAAAACGCAGAGAAGGCGTTAAGCAAGGCTGAAAATATGGGCTATTCGGGAGAGATTGTAAGTGAAGATAAGTTTTACAAGGTGAGAGTGAAAGTGAGAACAGATAATATTAGAGCGGGGCTGAATAAACTAAAGTCTGCTTTTGGGAACGCAATAATTATACGATGA